Proteins from one Acidobacteriota bacterium genomic window:
- a CDS encoding VWA domain-containing protein, protein MDELQSALRESVEFQNPEYLTFVPIAGLLLLFGAVIFFLRLRLRPPRTHGSSYPLLGHIKFWFLAVLALSILSLAAARPFWVYGGSSFKRGDVDVAVIIDASASMWVRDLGPSRLELAVREALGLYTEEILTPGDRVALFVFGTTALRQVHLSSNAERFVEQLGQIAPPEQLSGDAFPWDSDIAAAFEHVYQSLDNQDRFDSGDEDWQPAQRSDRVVLLFTDGDFASDNEQISRLDQALSEFGRRGLDVYPVVIGSRTGVDVDIVLQDYVRGLDFDETLEADLEGIRTRVNPEGVAMFDQRSGGGSFVLENVGLSAAPFLRNAIDAHRAITFQLIPSEDQQEIWQWFVILAILVVVVAMLFY, encoded by the coding sequence ATGGACGAGCTGCAATCCGCGTTGCGCGAGAGCGTCGAGTTTCAGAATCCCGAGTACCTGACGTTCGTGCCGATCGCCGGACTGCTGCTGCTGTTCGGCGCCGTCATCTTCTTCCTCCGGCTGCGCCTGCGGCCGCCGAGGACGCACGGCTCGTCCTACCCGCTCCTCGGACACATCAAGTTCTGGTTCCTGGCCGTCCTGGCGCTGAGCATTCTCAGCCTGGCCGCGGCGCGCCCCTTCTGGGTCTACGGCGGGTCGAGCTTCAAGCGCGGCGACGTCGACGTAGCCGTCATCATCGACGCGTCCGCCTCGATGTGGGTCCGCGACCTCGGTCCCTCCCGGCTGGAGCTGGCGGTGCGCGAGGCGCTCGGCCTGTACACCGAGGAGATCCTGACGCCGGGCGATCGGGTGGCCCTGTTCGTCTTCGGCACCACCGCGCTCCGGCAGGTGCACCTGTCGTCGAACGCCGAGCGCTTCGTCGAGCAGTTGGGCCAGATCGCGCCGCCGGAGCAGCTCTCGGGCGATGCGTTTCCGTGGGACAGCGACATCGCCGCCGCGTTCGAGCACGTGTACCAGTCGCTCGACAACCAGGACCGCTTCGACAGCGGCGACGAGGACTGGCAACCGGCGCAGCGCTCCGACCGGGTCGTGCTGCTGTTCACCGACGGCGACTTCGCCTCGGACAACGAGCAGATCTCCCGCCTCGATCAGGCGCTCTCGGAGTTCGGCCGGCGGGGGCTGGACGTCTACCCGGTGGTGATCGGCTCCCGGACGGGCGTCGACGTGGACATCGTCCTGCAGGACTACGTGCGCGGTCTCGATTTCGACGAGACGCTCGAGGCCGACCTCGAGGGCATCCGCACGCGGGTCAACCCGGAAGGGGTCGCGATGTTCGACCAGCGCTCCGGGGGCGGCTCGTTCGTCCTGGAGAACGTCGGCCTGTCGGCGGCGCCCTTCCTCCGCAACGCCATCGACGCCCACCGCGCCATCACCTTCCAGCTCATCCCGTCCGAGGACCAGCAGGAGATCTGGCAGTGGTTCGTCATCCTGGCGATCCTCGTCGTCGTCGTCGCGATGCTCTTCTACTAG
- a CDS encoding VWA domain-containing protein has product MLQPWTEFVAFLNTGLVELLETEFAQVRYGDIGMATALSIAVGVVAVASAARLMFRRRKHVRQHSGHVIERRHTKRMWIKTAHSLPKLLVGGALALMLFAAADPFLTATEEVSGYIESRVRVDLVDTSGSMAWEFPDTGKSKAEVARDAHLRFLDMRQGKNDRVSLWLFSTYPYMVDDFVMDDELYYFQVWDAPYVMTQRLDKAMVVPPDKVRIVPAEGDTNIIRPLQSITRQLDQDEAALGGDQVNRAVLIVTDAAVDEFPDAEFAALSQRNVTPYIIYINTSDIRTAMIGHPSTPRLIEMIREYGGDYFDVTDEDSLLAAYQAIDEREAVRVEQRHRALKVPIYGRFLLLAMGLLVVGIPLGFVAELFWGTGP; this is encoded by the coding sequence ATGCTCCAACCCTGGACCGAGTTCGTCGCGTTTCTCAACACCGGCCTGGTCGAGCTGCTGGAGACGGAGTTCGCCCAGGTACGCTACGGGGACATCGGGATGGCGACCGCGCTGTCGATCGCCGTCGGGGTCGTGGCGGTCGCCTCGGCGGCCCGGCTGATGTTCCGCCGGCGGAAGCACGTGCGCCAGCACTCCGGCCACGTGATCGAGCGCAGGCACACGAAGCGCATGTGGATCAAGACGGCCCACTCGCTGCCGAAGCTGCTCGTGGGCGGCGCACTGGCCCTGATGCTCTTCGCCGCGGCCGACCCGTTCCTGACCGCGACCGAGGAGGTCAGCGGCTACATCGAGTCGCGCGTGCGGGTCGATCTGGTCGACACCTCCGGCTCGATGGCCTGGGAATTCCCCGACACCGGCAAGTCGAAGGCCGAGGTGGCACGCGACGCGCACCTGCGGTTCCTCGACATGCGTCAGGGCAAGAACGACCGGGTTTCGCTGTGGCTCTTCTCGACCTATCCCTACATGGTGGACGACTTCGTCATGGACGACGAGTTGTACTACTTCCAGGTGTGGGACGCGCCGTACGTGATGACGCAGCGGCTCGACAAGGCGATGGTCGTCCCGCCCGACAAGGTGCGCATCGTGCCGGCCGAGGGGGATACGAACATCATCCGGCCCCTGCAGTCGATCACCCGGCAGCTCGATCAGGACGAGGCGGCGCTCGGGGGCGACCAGGTCAACCGCGCCGTGCTCATCGTGACCGACGCGGCGGTCGACGAGTTTCCGGACGCGGAGTTCGCCGCGCTGAGCCAGCGCAACGTCACGCCCTACATCATCTACATCAACACGAGCGACATCCGGACCGCGATGATCGGGCATCCGAGCACGCCCCGGCTCATCGAGATGATCCGGGAGTACGGCGGCGACTACTTCGACGTGACCGACGAAGACAGCCTGCTCGCGGCCTACCAGGCGATCGACGAACGCGAGGCGGTGCGCGTGGAGCAGCGTCACCGCGCGTTGAAGGTGCCGATTTACGGGCGGTTCCTGCTGCTGGCGATGGGGCTGCTGGTGGTGGGCATTCCGCTCGGCTTCGTCGCCGAGCTGTTCTGGGGGACGGGCCCGTAG
- a CDS encoding MoxR family ATPase: protein MTVETRPTIDRDRANEVVQRFQSESTKWLYGLDDAARILSWAFFTLLPYTDKLSQGKKLRQPHIMFRGPTGTGKTDLVSACAMAIDARFERIQGLPTYMPEDILGYETIVEEVDGSRKIHFKPGKLMAHIVLIDEDNRLSGKTKAAVLEGMEESSATLNSDYGDMAEGKMLPLFPLSCDYNDIDGPRFFMVICTENIFGEEEGTFANPVAQLDRTTLSINMMDPESEDDELNITSGNVVGKHVDKLTNLHEVLDIAQHIFDTVKMSDYGQQYKVRLIRNTRPHRVQGRAARTVKEYIRVGISPRVHFHLEAVARTFAFFNGDSVITPDHIKAVAEPVLAHRLVLREGMEFSVNKEDLLRQIVADMEIPPWK, encoded by the coding sequence ATGACTGTCGAGACCAGACCGACGATTGATCGAGATCGCGCCAACGAGGTCGTGCAGCGCTTCCAGAGCGAGTCCACCAAGTGGCTGTACGGACTCGACGACGCGGCGCGGATCCTCTCGTGGGCGTTCTTCACGCTCCTGCCGTACACCGACAAGCTGAGCCAGGGGAAGAAGCTGCGCCAGCCCCACATCATGTTCCGCGGGCCGACCGGCACCGGCAAGACCGACCTGGTCAGCGCCTGCGCGATGGCGATCGACGCCAGGTTCGAGCGCATCCAGGGCCTGCCCACCTACATGCCGGAGGACATCCTCGGCTACGAGACCATCGTCGAAGAGGTCGACGGCAGCCGCAAGATCCACTTCAAGCCGGGCAAGCTGATGGCCCACATCGTCCTCATCGACGAGGACAACCGGCTGTCGGGCAAGACCAAGGCGGCGGTGCTCGAGGGGATGGAGGAGAGCTCGGCGACGCTGAACTCCGACTACGGCGACATGGCCGAAGGGAAGATGCTGCCGCTCTTTCCGCTGTCGTGCGACTACAACGACATCGACGGCCCCCGGTTCTTCATGGTGATCTGCACCGAGAACATCTTCGGCGAGGAGGAAGGGACGTTCGCCAATCCCGTCGCCCAGCTCGACCGGACCACGCTCTCGATCAACATGATGGATCCGGAGAGCGAGGACGACGAGCTGAACATCACTTCCGGCAACGTCGTCGGCAAGCACGTCGACAAGCTGACCAACCTCCACGAGGTGCTCGACATCGCGCAGCACATCTTCGACACGGTGAAGATGTCGGACTACGGCCAGCAGTACAAGGTACGGCTGATCCGCAACACGCGGCCGCACCGGGTCCAGGGGCGCGCCGCCCGCACCGTCAAGGAGTACATCCGGGTCGGCATCTCGCCCCGCGTCCACTTTCACCTCGAGGCGGTCGCGCGCACGTTCGCGTTCTTCAATGGCGACTCCGTGATCACGCCGGACCACATCAAGGCGGTGGCCGAGCCGGTGCTCGCGCACCGCCTGGTGCTGCGCGAGGGGATGGAGTTCTCGGTCAACAAGGAGGACCTGCTCCGCCAGATCGTGGCGGACATGGAGATCCCCCCGTGGAAATAG
- a CDS encoding gamma-aminobutyrate dehydratase translates to MDRLPDARRSRARDGGTRRNGTMPLLTAEDYKNSLRDGRTVYYRGRRVEDVTTHPVIGRAVDHAAIDYRMAHDASDRPLAVVDGPNGPCSRYYAIPRTPEDLLQRSALIERSTALGGTLVVLIKEIGTDALLALRLIAGHLDRTKKTSYLKRVEAFHAHCRDRDLAVAVAQTDVKGDRSKGPTGQDHPDYYVRVVAQDADGVTLRGAKVHTSVSTNAHEIIVLPTRNLSSGEEAYAVACAVPANAPGLTMLASGYGRSGHAFEHPISAKHKMMETLTVFDDVKVPWDRVFLNGEVDMAGPLAKTFVEFHRFTAVSYKLPLVDLFVGASHLMAEYNGILRAGHVRDKLAKLISYAQICRGMTREAAREASVVDGVAVPNAELINIAKLHFATNYHQALAWVQDIAGGLLATGPSAEDLDDPKLGALIDKYLGAAAAPPPPPPGRE, encoded by the coding sequence ATGGATCGTTTGCCCGACGCCCGCCGGAGTCGGGCACGGGACGGCGGAACCCGGAGGAACGGAACGATGCCACTGCTGACGGCCGAGGACTACAAGAACAGCCTGCGCGACGGACGGACGGTCTACTACCGGGGCCGGCGCGTGGAAGACGTCACGACGCACCCCGTCATCGGCCGCGCCGTCGACCACGCCGCCATCGACTACCGCATGGCCCACGACGCCTCCGATCGTCCCCTCGCCGTGGTCGACGGACCCAACGGCCCCTGCTCGCGCTACTACGCGATCCCCCGCACGCCGGAGGATCTGCTGCAGCGGAGCGCGCTCATCGAGCGCTCCACCGCCCTCGGCGGCACGCTGGTAGTCCTGATCAAGGAGATCGGCACCGACGCGCTGCTCGCCCTGCGCCTGATCGCCGGGCACCTCGACCGCACGAAGAAGACCAGCTACCTGAAGCGCGTCGAGGCGTTCCATGCCCACTGCCGCGACCGCGACCTGGCCGTCGCGGTCGCCCAGACCGACGTGAAGGGCGACCGGAGCAAGGGGCCGACCGGACAGGATCACCCCGACTACTACGTGCGGGTGGTGGCGCAGGACGCCGACGGCGTGACGCTGCGCGGCGCCAAGGTGCACACGTCGGTGTCGACCAACGCCCACGAGATCATCGTGCTGCCGACCCGCAACCTGTCCTCCGGCGAGGAGGCCTACGCGGTCGCGTGCGCCGTGCCCGCCAACGCGCCGGGCCTGACGATGCTCGCCAGCGGCTACGGCCGGTCCGGGCACGCCTTCGAGCACCCGATCAGCGCGAAGCACAAGATGATGGAGACGCTGACCGTTTTCGACGACGTGAAGGTGCCCTGGGACCGGGTGTTCCTGAACGGCGAGGTGGACATGGCGGGGCCTCTCGCCAAGACCTTCGTCGAGTTCCACCGCTTCACGGCGGTGAGCTACAAGCTGCCGCTCGTCGATCTGTTCGTCGGCGCCTCGCACCTGATGGCGGAGTACAACGGCATCCTGCGCGCGGGACACGTCCGGGACAAGCTGGCGAAGCTCATCAGCTACGCGCAGATCTGCCGCGGCATGACCCGCGAGGCGGCGCGCGAGGCGAGCGTCGTGGACGGGGTGGCCGTGCCCAACGCCGAGCTCATCAACATCGCCAAGCTGCATTTCGCGACCAACTACCACCAGGCGCTGGCGTGGGTGCAGGACATTGCGGGGGGCCTGCTGGCGACCGGACCGAGCGCGGAGGACCTGGATGATCCGAAGCTCGGCGCGCTGATCGACAAGTACCTGGGCGCGGCGGCGGCCCCCCCCCCCCCCCCCCCGGGGCGGGAATAA
- the pqqE gene encoding pyrroloquinoline quinone biosynthesis protein PqqE translates to MPRPRALLAEITYRCPLQCPYCSNPLELARYKSELDTATWVRVFEQAAELGVAQLHLSGGEPLVRRDILDLCRAARDCELYSNLSTGATVADEKMIERLREAGLDHLQVSLLDTDPEANDRLAAAPSFDRKREAVLTAKRIGFPVTLNVVLHRHNLDRIGEVIDTAFAWGVDRLELANTQYTGWAFRNRAALMPTRAQVERAQRVVDEKLAASTGRLDVVHVLPDYFEEFPKACLHGWGMVFMAVAPDGAALPCQTAREIPGLEFPNVRDSSLEDIWFTSDVFQRFRGTDWLPEPCRSCDRREIDFGGCRCQAYLMTGDATATDPVCHLSPQHHLIAEALAEAEKPAPPLAFRVMRT, encoded by the coding sequence CTGCCCCGGCCGCGCGCGCTGCTGGCCGAGATCACCTACCGCTGCCCGTTGCAGTGCCCGTACTGCAGCAATCCGCTGGAGCTCGCGCGCTACAAGAGCGAGCTGGACACCGCCACCTGGGTGCGGGTGTTCGAGCAGGCGGCGGAGCTGGGCGTCGCGCAGCTTCATCTCTCCGGCGGCGAGCCGCTGGTCCGCCGCGACATTCTCGACCTGTGCCGCGCGGCGCGCGACTGCGAGCTGTACTCGAACCTGAGCACCGGGGCCACGGTAGCCGACGAGAAGATGATCGAGCGCCTGCGCGAGGCGGGGCTCGACCACCTGCAGGTGAGCCTGCTCGATACCGATCCGGAGGCGAACGACCGGCTGGCCGCCGCGCCGTCCTTCGACCGCAAGCGCGAGGCGGTGCTGACCGCCAAGCGGATCGGATTCCCCGTGACCCTCAACGTCGTGCTGCATCGGCACAATCTGGATCGGATCGGCGAGGTCATCGACACGGCCTTCGCATGGGGCGTCGATCGGCTGGAACTGGCCAACACGCAGTACACCGGCTGGGCGTTCCGCAACCGCGCGGCGCTGATGCCCACGCGGGCGCAGGTCGAGCGCGCCCAGCGTGTCGTGGACGAGAAGCTGGCCGCGAGCACCGGCAGGCTGGACGTCGTGCACGTGCTGCCCGACTACTTCGAGGAGTTTCCGAAGGCGTGCCTGCACGGCTGGGGCATGGTCTTCATGGCGGTGGCGCCGGATGGCGCGGCCCTGCCGTGTCAGACCGCGCGCGAGATCCCGGGCCTGGAGTTCCCGAACGTGCGGGACTCGTCGCTCGAGGACATCTGGTTCACCTCGGACGTCTTCCAGCGGTTCCGCGGGACCGACTGGTTGCCCGAGCCGTGCCGGAGTTGCGACCGCCGCGAAATCGACTTCGGCGGCTGCCGCTGCCAGGCCTACCTGATGACCGGCGACGCCACCGCCACCGATCCCGTCTGCCACCTGTCGCCGCAGCACCACCTGATCGCCGAGGCGCTCGCCGAGGCGGAGAAGCCGGCCCCTCCGCTCGCGTTCCGCGTCATGCGGACCTGA
- the pqqD gene encoding pyrroloquinoline quinone biosynthesis peptide chaperone PqqD has product MTKEGGIRRPLLAPHARYRWDKVRKEHQLVFPEGMMLLNEPSTAIVKLCDGRSLEEVVAALKEAFPGAEPEDDVREFLGALAERGLIHDAGAD; this is encoded by the coding sequence ATGACGAAGGAGGGCGGCATCCGCCGTCCGCTGCTGGCGCCCCACGCCCGCTACCGCTGGGACAAGGTGCGCAAGGAGCACCAGCTCGTCTTCCCCGAAGGGATGATGCTGCTCAACGAACCCAGCACCGCCATCGTCAAGCTGTGCGACGGAAGGTCGCTGGAGGAAGTCGTGGCGGCGCTGAAGGAAGCGTTTCCCGGGGCCGAGCCCGAGGACGACGTGCGGGAGTTTCTCGGCGCGCTCGCAGAGAGAGGACTGATCCATGACGCCGGCGCCGACTGA
- the pqqC gene encoding pyrroloquinoline-quinone synthase PqqC, whose translation MKPWSRDEFTEKLRAIGQARYHDKHPFHRLMNDGRLSREQLQLWVANRFYYQKNIPIKDAVLLSRCPDRGIRQKWIQRIHDHDGTESGPGGIDKWLRLAAATGVAPEELEDDRRLLPGVRYAVDAYVKFVETRPWVEGVASSLTELFSPNLMATRLAAFEKHYTWIDPEALAYFRSRLTQAPRDTDHGLGIVLDHCVTRPEQERAAAALRFKCDLLWAQLDAIYHQCVTPTDGAAG comes from the coding sequence ATGAAACCGTGGTCACGGGATGAGTTCACCGAGAAGCTCCGGGCGATCGGGCAGGCCCGCTACCATGACAAGCACCCGTTCCACCGGCTGATGAACGACGGCCGGCTGAGCCGGGAGCAGCTTCAGCTCTGGGTCGCCAACCGCTTCTACTACCAGAAGAACATTCCGATCAAGGACGCCGTCCTGCTGTCGCGGTGCCCCGATCGCGGCATCCGGCAGAAGTGGATCCAGCGGATCCACGATCACGACGGCACGGAGAGCGGCCCCGGGGGCATCGACAAGTGGCTCAGGCTGGCCGCCGCCACCGGCGTCGCGCCCGAGGAGCTCGAGGACGATCGCCGCCTGCTGCCCGGCGTGCGCTACGCCGTCGACGCCTACGTCAAGTTCGTCGAGACGCGCCCGTGGGTCGAGGGGGTCGCCTCGTCGCTCACGGAGCTGTTCTCCCCGAACCTGATGGCGACCCGGCTGGCTGCGTTCGAGAAGCACTACACCTGGATCGACCCCGAGGCGCTGGCGTACTTCCGTTCGCGTCTCACGCAGGCGCCGCGCGACACCGACCATGGCCTGGGCATCGTCCTGGACCACTGCGTCACGCGCCCGGAGCAGGAACGGGCCGCGGCGGCGCTGCGCTTCAAGTGCGATCTGCTGTGGGCGCAGCTCGACGCCATCTATCATCAGTGCGTGACGCCGACCGACGGGGCGGCGGGATGA
- the pqqB gene encoding pyrroloquinoline quinone biosynthesis protein PqqB encodes MRVRILGSAAGGGLPQWNCRCPNCSGVRAGSPEISARTQSSLAITVDGVRWFLLNVSPDIRQQIQATPELTPAGGGGRATAIAGCVLTDAELDHMSGLLLIREGCSFPVVSTPLVREWLTEHFPVAPVLSHFAPRPWIDLPLDEPTELPAGADGVPSGLRLRAFEVGRDVPRFVVGTEAADAVGSVIGLEITDVARGARLVYAPGLPVVNDALRTAVEGADALLMDGTFWSDDEPRTTGITDITAREMGHLPVDGDGGSLDWIGGLPVRHRVYVHINNTNPMLNDSSPQRRRVDAAGVRVGADGDVFDL; translated from the coding sequence GTGCGCGTTCGGATCCTGGGCTCGGCGGCCGGCGGCGGACTGCCGCAATGGAATTGCCGGTGCCCGAATTGTTCTGGAGTGCGTGCGGGGTCTCCCGAGATCTCCGCACGCACCCAATCTTCCCTCGCGATTACCGTCGACGGCGTTCGGTGGTTCCTCCTCAACGTTTCTCCGGACATCCGACAGCAGATCCAGGCGACGCCCGAGTTGACGCCGGCCGGCGGCGGCGGGCGCGCGACGGCCATTGCGGGCTGCGTGCTGACGGACGCCGAGCTCGACCACATGTCGGGGCTCCTGCTCATTCGCGAGGGCTGCTCGTTCCCTGTCGTATCGACGCCGCTCGTCCGCGAGTGGCTCACCGAACATTTTCCGGTGGCGCCGGTGCTGTCGCACTTCGCCCCGCGACCCTGGATCGACCTGCCCCTCGATGAGCCGACCGAGCTGCCGGCGGGCGCGGACGGCGTCCCGAGCGGACTCCGGCTGCGGGCGTTCGAGGTGGGACGCGACGTGCCGCGTTTCGTCGTCGGCACGGAGGCCGCCGACGCCGTCGGATCCGTGATCGGACTCGAGATCACCGATGTCGCGCGCGGGGCGCGGCTCGTCTACGCGCCCGGTCTGCCGGTCGTCAACGACGCCTTGCGCACGGCGGTGGAAGGCGCGGACGCCCTCCTGATGGACGGCACCTTCTGGTCGGACGACGAGCCGCGCACGACCGGCATCACCGACATCACCGCGCGCGAGATGGGGCATCTTCCGGTCGACGGCGACGGCGGCAGCCTCGACTGGATCGGCGGTCTGCCGGTTCGCCACCGCGTCTACGTGCACATCAACAACACCAACCCGATGCTGAACGACTCGAGCCCCCAGCGCCGCCGCGTCGACGCGGCCGGGGTCCGGGTCGGCGCGGACGGGGACGTCTTCGATCTCTGA
- the pqqA gene encoding pyrroloquinoline quinone precursor peptide PqqA, which yields MTQAPAFGCGGSLAPAARPRDRKTHAAPCALSTRMVCSAFRSSRRFLRNYQGVAKMTWTKPEFKAISLSMEVTFYVNSR from the coding sequence TTGACGCAAGCGCCCGCGTTCGGGTGCGGCGGCAGCCTGGCGCCCGCTGCTCGACCCCGAGATCGAAAAACCCACGCCGCCCCTTGCGCACTCTCGACGAGAATGGTATGCTCCGCCTTTCGAAGTTCACGGCGTTTTCTTCGGAACTACCAAGGAGTAGCCAAGATGACCTGGACGAAGCCTGAGTTCAAGGCGATCTCGCTGTCGATGGAAGTCACCTTCTACGTCAACAGCCGCTAG